A genomic stretch from Larus michahellis chromosome 7, bLarMic1.1, whole genome shotgun sequence includes:
- the INPP5K gene encoding inositol polyphosphate 5-phosphatase K isoform X1 → MEPAAERGAVRELRLHLVTWNVGTASPPPDVTSLLQLNSLGPTMDMYVIGLQEVNSRITNFLSDLAFDDPWSIFFMAVLSPLGYIKLSSVRMQGLLLLVFVKHVHLPFIRDIHTHYTRTGLYGYWGNKGGVTVRMSLYGHTICFMNCHLPAHMENTEQRLDDFEKILEMQFEGENIPSTLDHDVLFWFGDLNFRIADYGIHFVRESINNKRYNLLWEKDQLNMAKKKEAFLQDFIEGPLQFKPTYKFDLYSDVYDTRERKSLFWFNEKKRKPAWTDRILWRVKNLCQNASKEGEFSEEEQTISVTLNNYISHMSYGISDHKPVTGTFGLELKPLLLDPLVTLNPEGEWSAEHDVLISYSAVPEFPSSAWDWIGLFKVSFRHVNDYVTYAWVEDDEISSTKDSKQVYMSAAEIPDMGGEFLLGYYSNNLQSIVGISQPFQIQPNRTLIDKDLTQEENSWMQKPDNLESRDEF, encoded by the exons ATGGAGCCTGCGGCGGAGCGCGGCGCCGTGAGGGAGCTGAG acTACACTTAGTTACCTGGAATGTGGGCACAGCTTCTCCACCTCCTGATGTCACTAGTTTACTTCAGCTCAATTCACTGGGCCCAACTATGGATATGTATGTTATAGG CTTACAGGAGGTGAACTCAAGAATCACAAATTTTCTGTCTGACTTGGCATTTGATGATCCATGGAGCATTTTTTTCATGGCTGTATTGTCTCCATTGGGATATATCAAG CTCTCCTCTGTTCGCATGCAGGGATTACTACTTCTGGTCTTTGTGAAGCATGTCCACCTTCCCTTCATACGGGACATTCATACCCACTACACACGCACAGGCCTGTATGGATACTGG GGGAACAAAGGAGGAGTCACCGTTCGCATGTCCCTCTATGGTCACACAATTTGTTTCATGAACTGCCACTTGCCAGCTCACATGGAGAATACAGAGCAGCGACTGGACGACTTTGAGAAAATTCTGGAAATGCAGTTTGAAGGAGAGAATATTCCAAGTACCTTGGATCATGA tgttctctTCTGGTTTGGAGATTTAAACTTCCGGATAGCAGATTATGGCATACATTTTGTCCGAGAATCAATAAATAACAAGCGTTACAATCTGCTGTGGGAAAAGGACCAG ttaaaTATGGCAAAAAAGAAGGAAGCATTTCTTCAGGATTTCATAGAGGGTCCTCTGCAGTTTAAACCCACCTACAAGTTTGACCTTTATTCGGATGTATATGATACAAG AGAGCGGAAGTCCCTGTTTTGGTTTAA tgagaagaaaagaaagccagCGTGGACTGATAGAATTCTTTGGAGAGTGAAAAATCTCTGCCAGAATGCATCCAAAGAAGGCGAATTCTCTGAAGAAGAACAGACAATTTCTGTTACTTTGAATAACTATATCAGTCACATGAGCTATGGCATCAGTGATCACAAACCTGTTACGGGAACTTTTGGGCTTGAG TTGAAGCCGCTTCTGTTGGATCCTTTGGTCACGCTGAATCCTGAGGGTGAGTGGAGTGCAGAACATGATGTTCTGATCAGCTATTCTGCAGTGCCTGAATTCCCAAGCAGTGCTTGGGACTGGATTGGACTCTTCAAG GTGTCTTTCAGGCATGTGAATGATTATGTTACTTATGCTTGGGTAGAAGATGATGAAATTTCTTCTACTAAAGACAGTAAACAA GTTTACATGAGTGCTGCAGAAATACCTGATATGGGAGGAGAATTTTTGCTTGGTTATTACAGCAATAATTTGCAGTCAATAGTTGGTATCAGCCAGCCTTTCCAG ATTCAGCCTAACAGAACATTAATAGACAAGGATCTGACACAGGAAGAGAACAGTTGGATGCAGAAACCTGACAATCTGGAGTCGCGTGATGAGTTCTGA
- the INPP5K gene encoding inositol polyphosphate 5-phosphatase K isoform X2: MEPAAERGAVRELRLHLVTWNVGTASPPPDVTSLLQLNSLGPTMDMYVIGLQEVNSRITNFLSDLAFDDPWSIFFMAVLSPLGYIKLSSVRMQGLLLLVFVKHVHLPFIRDIHTHYTRTGLYGYWGNKGGVTVRMSLYGHTICFMNCHLPAHMENTEQRLDDFEKILEMQFEGENIPSTLDHDVLFWFGDLNFRIADYGIHFVRESINNKRYNLLWEKDQLNMAKKKEAFLQDFIEGPLQFKPTYKFDLYSDVYDTSEKKRKPAWTDRILWRVKNLCQNASKEGEFSEEEQTISVTLNNYISHMSYGISDHKPVTGTFGLELKPLLLDPLVTLNPEGEWSAEHDVLISYSAVPEFPSSAWDWIGLFKVSFRHVNDYVTYAWVEDDEISSTKDSKQVYMSAAEIPDMGGEFLLGYYSNNLQSIVGISQPFQIQPNRTLIDKDLTQEENSWMQKPDNLESRDEF; the protein is encoded by the exons ATGGAGCCTGCGGCGGAGCGCGGCGCCGTGAGGGAGCTGAG acTACACTTAGTTACCTGGAATGTGGGCACAGCTTCTCCACCTCCTGATGTCACTAGTTTACTTCAGCTCAATTCACTGGGCCCAACTATGGATATGTATGTTATAGG CTTACAGGAGGTGAACTCAAGAATCACAAATTTTCTGTCTGACTTGGCATTTGATGATCCATGGAGCATTTTTTTCATGGCTGTATTGTCTCCATTGGGATATATCAAG CTCTCCTCTGTTCGCATGCAGGGATTACTACTTCTGGTCTTTGTGAAGCATGTCCACCTTCCCTTCATACGGGACATTCATACCCACTACACACGCACAGGCCTGTATGGATACTGG GGGAACAAAGGAGGAGTCACCGTTCGCATGTCCCTCTATGGTCACACAATTTGTTTCATGAACTGCCACTTGCCAGCTCACATGGAGAATACAGAGCAGCGACTGGACGACTTTGAGAAAATTCTGGAAATGCAGTTTGAAGGAGAGAATATTCCAAGTACCTTGGATCATGA tgttctctTCTGGTTTGGAGATTTAAACTTCCGGATAGCAGATTATGGCATACATTTTGTCCGAGAATCAATAAATAACAAGCGTTACAATCTGCTGTGGGAAAAGGACCAG ttaaaTATGGCAAAAAAGAAGGAAGCATTTCTTCAGGATTTCATAGAGGGTCCTCTGCAGTTTAAACCCACCTACAAGTTTGACCTTTATTCGGATGTATATGATACAAG tgagaagaaaagaaagccagCGTGGACTGATAGAATTCTTTGGAGAGTGAAAAATCTCTGCCAGAATGCATCCAAAGAAGGCGAATTCTCTGAAGAAGAACAGACAATTTCTGTTACTTTGAATAACTATATCAGTCACATGAGCTATGGCATCAGTGATCACAAACCTGTTACGGGAACTTTTGGGCTTGAG TTGAAGCCGCTTCTGTTGGATCCTTTGGTCACGCTGAATCCTGAGGGTGAGTGGAGTGCAGAACATGATGTTCTGATCAGCTATTCTGCAGTGCCTGAATTCCCAAGCAGTGCTTGGGACTGGATTGGACTCTTCAAG GTGTCTTTCAGGCATGTGAATGATTATGTTACTTATGCTTGGGTAGAAGATGATGAAATTTCTTCTACTAAAGACAGTAAACAA GTTTACATGAGTGCTGCAGAAATACCTGATATGGGAGGAGAATTTTTGCTTGGTTATTACAGCAATAATTTGCAGTCAATAGTTGGTATCAGCCAGCCTTTCCAG ATTCAGCCTAACAGAACATTAATAGACAAGGATCTGACACAGGAAGAGAACAGTTGGATGCAGAAACCTGACAATCTGGAGTCGCGTGATGAGTTCTGA
- the INPP5K gene encoding inositol polyphosphate 5-phosphatase K isoform X3, with protein sequence MQGLLLLVFVKHVHLPFIRDIHTHYTRTGLYGYWGNKGGVTVRMSLYGHTICFMNCHLPAHMENTEQRLDDFEKILEMQFEGENIPSTLDHDVLFWFGDLNFRIADYGIHFVRESINNKRYNLLWEKDQLNMAKKKEAFLQDFIEGPLQFKPTYKFDLYSDVYDTRERKSLFWFNEKKRKPAWTDRILWRVKNLCQNASKEGEFSEEEQTISVTLNNYISHMSYGISDHKPVTGTFGLELKPLLLDPLVTLNPEGEWSAEHDVLISYSAVPEFPSSAWDWIGLFKVSFRHVNDYVTYAWVEDDEISSTKDSKQVYMSAAEIPDMGGEFLLGYYSNNLQSIVGISQPFQIQPNRTLIDKDLTQEENSWMQKPDNLESRDEF encoded by the exons ATGCAGGGATTACTACTTCTGGTCTTTGTGAAGCATGTCCACCTTCCCTTCATACGGGACATTCATACCCACTACACACGCACAGGCCTGTATGGATACTGG GGGAACAAAGGAGGAGTCACCGTTCGCATGTCCCTCTATGGTCACACAATTTGTTTCATGAACTGCCACTTGCCAGCTCACATGGAGAATACAGAGCAGCGACTGGACGACTTTGAGAAAATTCTGGAAATGCAGTTTGAAGGAGAGAATATTCCAAGTACCTTGGATCATGA tgttctctTCTGGTTTGGAGATTTAAACTTCCGGATAGCAGATTATGGCATACATTTTGTCCGAGAATCAATAAATAACAAGCGTTACAATCTGCTGTGGGAAAAGGACCAG ttaaaTATGGCAAAAAAGAAGGAAGCATTTCTTCAGGATTTCATAGAGGGTCCTCTGCAGTTTAAACCCACCTACAAGTTTGACCTTTATTCGGATGTATATGATACAAG AGAGCGGAAGTCCCTGTTTTGGTTTAA tgagaagaaaagaaagccagCGTGGACTGATAGAATTCTTTGGAGAGTGAAAAATCTCTGCCAGAATGCATCCAAAGAAGGCGAATTCTCTGAAGAAGAACAGACAATTTCTGTTACTTTGAATAACTATATCAGTCACATGAGCTATGGCATCAGTGATCACAAACCTGTTACGGGAACTTTTGGGCTTGAG TTGAAGCCGCTTCTGTTGGATCCTTTGGTCACGCTGAATCCTGAGGGTGAGTGGAGTGCAGAACATGATGTTCTGATCAGCTATTCTGCAGTGCCTGAATTCCCAAGCAGTGCTTGGGACTGGATTGGACTCTTCAAG GTGTCTTTCAGGCATGTGAATGATTATGTTACTTATGCTTGGGTAGAAGATGATGAAATTTCTTCTACTAAAGACAGTAAACAA GTTTACATGAGTGCTGCAGAAATACCTGATATGGGAGGAGAATTTTTGCTTGGTTATTACAGCAATAATTTGCAGTCAATAGTTGGTATCAGCCAGCCTTTCCAG ATTCAGCCTAACAGAACATTAATAGACAAGGATCTGACACAGGAAGAGAACAGTTGGATGCAGAAACCTGACAATCTGGAGTCGCGTGATGAGTTCTGA